The genomic interval GAATGTTTTAGGAATCTGTCTTTATTATCTGAGTTTAGTCTTAAAGTTATTTACTAAGTCGTTCTGACATTCTAATCGTATCTTGAAGAGTTGGTGAAGATTTAATATGTGCCAACCTCTTCTAGAATcatctaaaaattgtttttactaGTGATGAGGCATATATGAATTTCTATTTCCTTAGGAAACATATAGGAAATCGAATTTAAACTCTAATGCAATGCCAAGTACAgtgacaacttaatgagaccctataagaaaataaaaattttaaatgggctgggggtgtagctcagtggtagggacacttgcctagcacatgtgagaccctgggtttgatccccaggaccacaaacacacacaaaaaagaataaaactacaaTAGTATTTTAGACCCTTCTGAGAAAATGCATGACTTCACAATAAAATTAACATATCTTGAAAGAATCCATttatcaagattttttaaaatttttgcctcAAGATGAATTTCTGTGCATTAGAGTTAGAAATGTGGAAGAAACTGGGTAAAGAGATACAAAGCCGAATGACACAGTAAGGTATAAATGGTAGAAAACATAAGATTTCAAGAGAATACTGGCCAAGATTGTTCTTAATTGAAGAAGagtgggaaagggaggaaggaaagaaaggagaacaaagaaaagtaaCAGAAACTAAAGGAAGTTAAAAAAACAGACTATAATAATAAGAAAGATtatgaaaaatggaaatagtgaCTATAAGATACCAGTGGCCAAGGAAAAAATGAGTGGAAGAAATCAGCAAGTTGCATATCTGTGATTCATCACTACCACTTTACTCTCTTCTATGACTGCAGAACATTGATCACCTCCTGTGTGCTGGGTGGCACAGGATGGAGGTACCAGGTGTGAGGCCGACGCTGGCCCGCTGCTCGGGAACTTGTCACCAGGAAAGTTGAACACTGTGCTGTGACAATGCGATGCTGTGACTTCTGGTTAATAAGGGCGTGGAGATGAAGAGAAGTGCTACTCCTCTCCTTCTTCCAAAATATGGACAAATCAACAAAAACAGTGAATCACAGAGGAAAATATCAGATGTAATAAACACAGAAGCAAATCAAAAGGCTCACAAACTCACACCTGTGAAACACACCCACACGGAATTTAGGAAGAACGCTCAAAGTTGATGAATACCTCAAGTCGCAAGTGCAAAAAGGTGCAAAAAATTTCCCACCAAAGAATGTCACAACCATCCAAAAAGCATAGGCAATGAGCCTTTGAGAAGCAGGTAAAATTTACACCTTAAGTCAGAATGCTCCTGTGGAAACACTCTGACATCAGTTAACAGGAGACGTGGAGCTAAGAGAAAACATGTCCTTATCTGTGCTCCTACTTTTATTGTATTACTATTGTATTCTATTTACCCAATGAAGACTTCCAGAGGCAATGATACTCCTATAGaattataaagtttaaaaaaaagaaacacacacacaccaactatATGGACACACAGACTTGAATATCTAGATAATTCTTTTATGCAGAAAGTGTACGTCTTTACACTTCATGCTAGagaaaattttcttctatatggCTATTCTGATGCaaggaatttgaattttagaagGCAAGTTCAAAGAAGGAATATGAAATAATACAAAGTCAAATGATAGAGTAAAGCATTTAGATCTGTTATGTAAAGGACAGAACCTGAGAGATCTGCTAGATGGCTTGGATCTGGGCACTGGCCCAGTGGCCTTCAGAAGACAAGCCTGGAGGAACGAGGGGTCAGGGACTGGCTGTGAAGCCCCCCTTGCCCTTGTGCAGTTCTCCGGAACTAAGGGCTATCTTACCCAAGAAGATGCAACTCAGCACACAGAAAAAGAACTGTCACACACATGGGGCCTCTGGCCACTATGAGGAAGAGCCACAGGAAGGATCTGGGCATAACTTTCTGACAACGAGCCTTGGACTTGGTGCTCTTGGTGCCTACATCAGTGGTGCTTCTGCTCCTCCAGGTAAAAGATGGCAAGCGAGAGGTCTGAATTTGAACTAGGTAAAACACTTGGACCTGTCCTCACAACTTGAGATATAGAATTCTCTCATTCTTCTCCTGGCTATACACAAGTTCAAATCTATAGTCTTGTGGAGACTTTGAAGAAACAAGGTTTATGGGCAAATGTAGGGAAGGAAGTTGAGTTATGGGGAGAATCTAACTGGAAACAAAGAAAGTCAGTGAAGCTGGAATGGATCCAAACATTCAGTGGCATTTCTTAAGTGATGTTAACTAATGGCACAGTTGACAACTTGAATAAGTTAACAAGGGTGAACTACTGCTGATTTCTCTCTAAAACTAAAAcgcaaaacaatacaaaaaaaaaactcaagtatcTAATCAAATTAATACATTTCAAGTTTGGGGCTGTTTAAGACACCATTATGGATTAAACTGTGACCCCCCAAAAGTctcatgttgaagtcctaaccccccaGAACCTCTGGAGGTGATAACACTTGGGCCTTTAAAGAGGGAACTGAGGTTAAATGAGGCCAGGAGGGGCATCCTGACGCAATATGAATGctcttcttataaaaaaaaaaaagaaattagagtaCAGACCAGCACATGGGGAAGGAGATATAAGACACAGTGAGATGGTGATTATCTGGAAGTCAAAGAGAGAGGCCTCCaagaaaccaaccctgccaaTTAATCTTGATCTTGGACCTCCAGACTCCAGAAGTGTGAGACAATAAGCTTCTGCTGGTTAAGCCCTCCAGTCTGGGGTACTGGCAGCCCAGTGAACtaatctaaatctaaacctaaacctcggGGCTGGTGTTGCAGCCCAGTGTTAGTacgtgtgcttagcatgcacaagactctagcttcaatcctcagcactaagagatagaaaggaaggaagaaatcaatCTCctataatgtgtatttttttctatcttaaaaatctgaaataagaTCCATGCTTTTTTTTGGTGGCTAAATGCATTCTACATCATACTCACAACCCCAACGGGAAAGGCCAACACAGCCAGCATCCAGTCCCGCAGAGAGATGAGCTTCTTGAGCTGCCTCTCTTGCTCTTGGTTCCCACTTCCTCTCGTCAGAAGACTAGAAAGATCAGTCAGCACGCAGATCCCGAAAAAGACGGCCTGGATAACCTGTAGGGAGACAAGCATGGGAACTCATCAACAAGCACAGAGACACCAAGCAGTGGAACAGAATGTGAGCTGCACTTCTGCAACACAGCCCAGGGTCAAAGCAGATCAAAGGCCCCACTGAAGAGCTGGACCTAGGAATAGGAAACAGGATATTTACAACTTGCCATTATAGGTGAGAAGAGTTATCTTATAAACACTACTTCCATTTGCACTCACCTCAGCACAAGTGCAACACACACAAGTGcaacacacacaagcacacacatatCCAAGGAGGCCCAACAGAAAGCAGCATCCATCAGCACACTCCACTTCTGTGATCCTGGAGCCTCTAATTATACTGACCAGAGAGGTTCGGCGAACATCCAAGAAGTGGAAACACAAGGACAAGGGGAGTGTGAATGATAAACAAGATAACTCAGTCTAAACGTGAAGAAGCTTTCGGCTTTAATCTCTTAATTTAGACATTCTTCCAACAAAGGAAGTGGTAGAAATCTTGTCTTGAAGTCATAAAGAAATCAACTGAGCACAATCATCCAGACTCTGATATAGATCAATTTTCTGTCAGCAAACTTGAACTAACTGACCTCCTCCTCTGGTTTTTCAGTAtgtgtgaaataaaatatttccaaagtagTATAAACAGAGATACCCAACACGTTTTCCCAGAAGAGCTCTCAGTATCAATAGCAAATTGAATCAGTGCCATCAGCTGGGTTCTCACTTGTGCCATCTCAGGCAGAGCACCCTGCAATACTGCACACCAGTGACATGGAATGGGATAAAGGCACTGGTGATCCAGAGCTGAGTGAGTCAGGCAACATACTGTCACACAGGAAAGCAAATGACAATTCAGACTATAGAAGGGACAGCACGTGTGCTCCCTGGGGTCAAAACCTTATCTACTGAGCACCAACGGTAGATTCAGGGAAATTTTTCTGGCTGCTTCTATTAGAAATAATTTGTAAAACAATTTTACTCATCACCTCTTCAGAAAACAATaagtacataaaacatttttttttcccacacagGCAGTGGAAAGTCTGTGAAAGCTTTGCGGGTGATTCCTCACTTAGGCACAGCATACAGGCCAAAAAAAGGTCCTAAAGAGCATCAAGGTCCGTCCCTTTGCTCAGCACAGGAACCCCCGTGTGGTTGATGTAGCTTTCTGGGGCTCCCCAAATCCTGCTGATCTCAGTCCATCTTAGTTAGAGGGGTGCTCTGTGTTTCCTTATGACTTAGCCTCATCCTAAGCATCAGTGACTTAAGGTTTATTGTCATTCTTTCTACAGCCAGACTGGATTAAGAGAAGCTAAGGCTGTCACAACTGAGAATGACACAGGAGACGCACGGGCAAGCTACATGTTTTGATAATCAGAAGTAACTTAAATGACTAAGGGAATAATTTCCTACTTAGGACATTTGTCTATATTATTTTGAAGACTTTAATCATTTGAATCTGTCAGTCCTACTAGAGTGTGAGACATTGGGATGCTCATGCCTGGGAATAATAACTTCATGCTAATCTGGCCAGTAAACATTAAGGTGCCCTGTGTGACAACCACAGAAATGCCAATGGCAATTCTCACCAGTATAATGATTTACAATATAATTCTGACAATACCAAGTTTTATAAAGATGTAGAGCAACCAGAAAGCTTATAGTGGGAATGGAAATCTGGACAACCACCTTGGTTGGGGCTGACAATATTTAGTTTCTTAACGAGCATATGTTCCTAG from Ictidomys tridecemlineatus isolate mIctTri1 chromosome 8, mIctTri1.hap1, whole genome shotgun sequence carries:
- the Aig1 gene encoding androgen-induced gene 1 protein isoform X14 — protein: MALVPCQVLRVAILLSYCSILCNYKAIEMPSHQTYGGSWKFLTFIDLVIQAVFFGICVLTDLSSLLTRGSGNQEQERQLKKLISLRDWMLAVLAFPVGVN